The proteins below come from a single Mytilus edulis chromosome 5, xbMytEdul2.2, whole genome shotgun sequence genomic window:
- the LOC139525498 gene encoding AN1-type zinc finger protein 1-like: protein MAEFPNVGNHCSFETCKQLDFLSFVCDNCTKTFCLEHKFPDTHSCSLEFATSTNKKYEGVRSYNCVYDNCDKRELLPVVCEKCHLNFCLSHRHPQEHKCTKLEVKEEKCQTALHVQKILESKQSKQDGKKPKKASKTAAKVALMKMKMKATGEKGTPETEKVYILIYLPKTLSLAAKPMYFSKTWSFGRIIDFVASSVQMKNENNTGSEKKLRLFNHESGQLLPMEKTLDSLLSEEVIFSGSSVVLEYVTTECSQLDNTEYYKT from the exons ATGGCTGAGTTCCCAAACGTTGGAAACCACTGTTCATTTGAAACTTGTAAACAACTAG atttccTGTCATTTGTTTGTGACAATTGTACAAAAACcttttg TTTAGAACACAAGTTTCCTGACACACATTCCTGTAGTTTA gaATTTGCAACATCCACAAATAAGAAATATGAAGGTGTCAGAAGTTATAATTGTGTTTATGATAACTGTGATAAAAGGGAGCTATTGCCAGTTGTATGTGAGAAATGTCATCTAAATTTCTGTTTAAG CCACAGACATCCTCAGGAACACAAGTGTACAAAGTTAGAAGTAAAGGAGGAAAAATGTCAAACCGCTTTGCATGTACAGAAAATTCTTG aatcaaaACAATCAAAGCAAGATGGTAAAAAACCAAAGAAAGCAAGTAAAACTGCTGCTAAAGTAGCTctgatgaaaatgaagatgaaAGCTACTGGGGAGAAAGGCACTCCAGAAACAGAAAAagtttatatattgatatatctACCTAAAACATTGTCACTTGCAGCAAAACCTATGTACTTCTCAAAG aCATGGAGTTTTGGTAGAATTATAGATTTTGTTGCCAGTTCTGTTcagatgaaaaatgaaaataacacagGAAGCGAAAAG AAATTAAGATTATTTAACCATGAGAGTGGGCAACTATTACCTATGGAAAAAACGTTAGACTCATTGTTAAGTGAAGAAGTTATATTTAGTGGATCATCAGTGGTACTGGAATATGTTACCACAGAATGTTCTCAATTAGACAATACAGAGTACTATAAAACATGA